From the Argopecten irradians isolate NY chromosome 13, Ai_NY, whole genome shotgun sequence genome, one window contains:
- the LOC138305800 gene encoding inositol hexakisphosphate and diphosphoinositol-pentakisphosphate kinase 2-like, whose translation MAESEHGYLRMEDQENRPIFVVGDDTAFSQLYMENHEDIAAITVGVCAMAKKCNSKPMREILQRLELFEHIKTLVFEEDVILNQPIEDWPVVDVLISFFSQGFPLDKAIAYKNLRKPYIVNDLEAQKVLLDRRLVYEKLEAEGIIHPRYAILDREGNGTAKCQYTDAEDCIEVNGVVFHKPFVEKPVSAEDHNVYIYFPVAAGGGSQRLFRKVGPRSSAYYQVNRVRQTGSYIYEDFMPTDGTDVKVYTVGPDYAHAEARKSPALDGKVERDKDGKEVRFPVILSAKEKLLARKVCQAFKQNVCGFDLLRASGKSYVCDVNGFSFVKNSIKYYDDCAKILGTMIMRALAPQRHIPWVLGAAPEDIPVVPTTSGSMMELRTVVAVIRHGDRTPKQKMKMEVKHKKFFYLFKKYDGYRTGYI comes from the exons ATGGCGGAATCTGAACATGGCTATCTACGGATGGAAGACCAGGAAAACCGTCCAATCTTTGTTGTTGGTGACGATACCGCCTTCAGTCAGCTTTATATG GAGAACCATGAGGACATCGCGGCCATCACCGTGGGTGTGTGTGCCATGGCCAAGAAGTGTAACTCTAAACCCATGAGAGAGATCCTACAGCGTCTCGAGTTGTTTGAACACATTAAGACTTTGGTATTTGAGGAAGATGTTATTCTGAACCAGCCGATTGAGGACTGGCCTGTCGTTGACGTTCTCATCTCTTTCTTCTCCCAGGGATTTCCACTCGATAAGGCCATTGCATATAAAAACCTACGAAAACCGTACATTGTTAATGACTTGGAGGCCCAGAAAGTTTTATTAGACAG GAGACTTGTTTATGAAAAGCTGGAAGCTGAAGGGATCATTCATCCTAGATATGCTATATTGGACAGGGAGGGAAATGGAACAGCCaaat GTCAATACACTGATGCCGAGGACTGTATTGAGGTTAATGGTGTGGTGTTTCACAAACCGTTTGTGGAGAAGCCAGTGTCGGCAGAAGATCACAatgtttacatctatttccccgTGGCGGCTGGCGGAGGTAGTCAACGACTCTTCAGGAAG GTGGGTCCTCGGAGTAGTGCCTACTACCAAGTCAACCGTGTCCGCCAGACTGGCTCCTATATCTATGAAGACTTCATGCCTACAGATGGAACTGATGTCAAG GTGTATACTGTTGGCCCTGATTATGCACATGCTGAAGCAAGAAAATCTCCAGCATTAGACGGGAAAGTAGAGAGAGACAAGGATGGAAAAGAAGTCCGATTTCCAGTCATTCTGAGTGCCAAAGAAAAACTTCTAGCTAGAAAAGTCTGTCAGGCGTTCAAG CAAAATGTTTGCGGGTTTGATCTGCTCAGGGCCAGTGGGAAATCTTATGTCTGTGATGTCAACGGATTTAGTTTTGTGAAGAACTCTATTAAGTATTATGATGATTGTGCCAAAATACTGGG AACAATGATAATGCGGGCGTTGGCTCCACAGAGACACATCCCGTGGGTTTTAGGAGCAGCTCCAGAGGATATCCCTGTAGTACCTACCACCTCAGGTTctat GATGGAACTAAGGACAGTTGTGGCTGTTATCAGACATGGCGACCGTACACCgaaacagaaaatgaaaatggaGGTCAAACATAAAAA atttttttatCTCTTTAAGAAGTATGATGGCTATCGTACTGGCTATATTTAA